GACTCGAACAGGAGAAGTTCTCCATTGAATCCGGCTGGCTGTGCACCGGGAGAAGTTCTCGTGAGTTTCAGCACATCTGCGGACGCCAGAAGCGAAATCAAACGGTCGCTGCCAAACGGCCTGTCTTCTGAATCCAGCATGACCGAGAACGGCAAATACCAGAGGGACCGATCGGGAATCACGAAGACCGTGGTTTTATCAGAAGGCAGACGAGGTATTCGCCCTAGCAGGTTTCTGTAAATTCTGCGGCCCGCTTCTTTCCAGGCATGTCCCATAAAAGTGGCACGGGAGCCGAGATTGAACTCTTTCAGCTTCTCCTGAAGATGGAAGACCCCTTTGTCTATTTCCGCTCTGTTTGCAGCAACCTGATAGTAGATTGCGCGATCCGTCGTGATTACTCCCACAACGATACGATCCGAAAACAAGCTGAAATCGAGAATCATCTCGTGTTTTCGGAGAATATCTTTACAGAGCTCGGCGAGGGAGACGTGATTGCCGGTTCGTAATGCCGAATAATGAGGCGTACCCTTGAGCAGCTTTTTGCGAGTATCTGCAAGAGCGGTCCTGAGAGCGGCTTCCGCCTGGCGGTTCGCATGCGAGGGACCTTCTGCTTTCAACTGAATGATTTTCCTGAGAATATCAGCCTCGTCAGTCAACAGACTGTTTGCAGCGTCGAAATAACGAATAGGCCCGGCTTTCTTTAAAGTGAGATTTCGTCGACAGGTCCTTCTGCGTTCCAGGACATGAAAGATGCCGCCGGACAATTCTTCCTTCGGGTCTACATGAACCGGACCGAGCACTTTGGTGGCCAACTCGTCAAATATCACGAACCGCTGCTCCATTTCAGCGAGCAATCCGTGTCCCGGCGGGATATCTTCCAGGATTGACTCGAACTGGTCCACTGCATTTCGATATTTCAGGATCGCATTCTCTGTCTCACCGGAAAGGTACAACTTCCTGGCGAGCTTTATTTCGCGATCTAGAGGCTCCAACAGGGTAGAAGTTTCCGGCTCCGCGGCAGGAAGTTCCGGAGTCTTCTGACGGAACAGCCATTGATATTTGCGGGAAGAATCGGATTGACCATCCGGAGTCGGTTCGGACTGGGATACGCTGTCTTCTGTTTGGCCAGCTTCGTCTTCGGCCAGAGAGGTCACAGTTGAAGCACTCAGAAGTAAAGCCAAACAGCATAACCCCATGAGAGTGAACCGAACGACCGAGTCAAAACTATTTCTCGCTTTTGTCTTCTCTACCTGCATGGACCCACCATTCGTCTCCTTTTTCCTTGAACCACCATGCGGCAAAATTCGTGTTCAGTATGCTGCGTGCAAGTCTTTTCCCGTCATCGGTGCGGAGCCTTTTTATGGCAGTGGTTATCCAATCTGCCGCATACCTGTTTCCCAGATCCCCTAGTTCCTTCAATTGCAGTATTATCTCAAGCTGGTCGGCATCGTTCGCTATTTGGGCCTCTGTCGAGGAGCACGAATCGAATTCTTCCGTCAAAACCCGTATTTCTTCCCCAAAGGGCAGATTTGCCGTCATATCTCTGACCGCAGCCCTTTCATCTGCTTTTACGTACAGTTTATTAACGTAATTCAGATCTCCTGTTCGAGCCTCTACGAGATCGTGAAACAGGCACATGAGCACTACTCTTTCCGTGGATATATTTCCGGACATTTGCGAAAGAACATATCCTATCACGGCCGTTCGCAGACTGTGTTCCGCAACGGTTTCTTTTCCGGTTCCCAGGAATTGGAAGCCCGATCGAGGCGTTCGCTTGAGCATGCCGACTTCAAACAGGAAATCAGCAATTGATTTTAGATCCAATGTCAAACCTCACTTACTCTTCGATCCCGGCTTGAGTATCATGAATTCCGCTCGGTATCAAGAGGATCGTTCCGTTCGGTAGAGTTCCGCAGCCGAGGAAAGCGAAGTCTTGCAGAGTTGGCCGAGTGAACTATAATCGCGGTTTATCCAATTAGCGGAGCTATGATGGAAACCGATTACGCCAGAGAATCCGTATTCTGCGATATATGCAATTCCGGGAATCACGAGTTGCTCTTCGAAAAGGAAGGCTTCCGTCACGTACGGTGCAACGTATGCGGCCTGGTATTCGTGAATCCCAGGCTGAAAGAACATCTCACCTTTCAGCAAGTGTCCGGTACCGGCAGCATGGGTGAACATGAGCTTACCCCTGCCCAAGTCCGGCGTCTGGATGCCGAACTGGACCGGTTCGAACCCTATCGCCTGCTCAACCGTATTCTTGAACTGGGGGCCGGTCGAGGCTGGTTCCTGGATCGGGCTGCCAGGTCAGGCTGGGAAACATGGGCGGTTGAAGTCAACCAGGACGCAATCCGACAGCTTCGCACCAAACGCGTGACTGAAATAATCGCACAGCCGGCTGAGGAATTCGAGGCGCCTGCCGATTACTTCGATGCAGTAAGGATGTGGGATGTAATCGAGCATTTGAAATCGCCGCGTAAGGCAATAACGAACGTTCATAAAGTCCTCAGAACAGGCGGATTTCTCAAACTGGCCACCACGAATTTCGCTTCTCTGTCCAGGAAAGTGAACGGACCCGAATGGGTGTACCTCAATGGAGCGGACCACATCGTGCTGTTCGAACCTGCAACTATTACTCGGCTGCTCGGTGAAATCGGCTTTTCGAATATTACGATCCGTACAAAATCTTTCAATCTGAGGCGTAAACTCTATTTCCCCGAACGGGAACTCCCACCTCCATCGACAATTCTCCGTCCGTTCCGAAAACTGATCGATGAAGCAATTCGTTTCACTCTCTCCGGACACCAAATGCTCGTAACCGCAATTAAATAATAAATCTAGGAACTTTGTTGCAGACTCGTGTTATGCGATTCACGAAAGTCCTAAAGTGGTCCAAACCAATACAAAATATCACTAGTGCCCGGCGTCTCTGCCGGGCCAATTTGATTGATTTGTTTGCGTCTTATCCATCGGCACGGAGGCCGGTGGATACCGTGTTCAAGAAATCGCTTTTGATAATAGTTACTTTCAAAATCTACTCCATCCAGCATAGAAGTCTTCTCTACGCTCTAAGCTGAGCTTAAAATTCTGCCAAAGAAGCCATCGTTCTTTGGATTCTTTGCCACTATCGAGCCTGAATCTCATATTTCTGGATGCCCGATTCATAGCTGATACGCATTCCTGGATAGGGTATCCCTTAAAAAGCAAGTGATAGAAAGTAATGTATGCAACTGCGGCATCCGCCCAATCAACCGAATCTTCATTTCCGACGAGAAATCCGAAGGGCTCGCTGGTGTGCCAAGCCATTCTGCACCCCGAGCTTCCGAAACATGTTGACATACAAATCAGCAACCCACTATTAAGACCTTCAATTAAGAGAGAAAGCTCTTGACGAAGCTCTTCCCACGATAATCGCTCGCCACACGTGAGTCCTATTCCGGAATCATCGCCATGCATACTCAGATGGAGTATCGGAATTGCTTCTGCTTTCTCATAGTATTGTAAAGCAGCGGTCATCCGTTCCAAAAGAGCTCTTCTGAAAGTAGCCCTGTCTGTAACCAGGCTGTAATATCTCGGAATCGCAGCTAAATCCAGTGCTTTGACTAAGGCCTCTCCTTCAAGATGGTTTTCCAACAAATCCATGCTGGAAGGTGATTCTATTACATAAACAAATCTCTTGAGAGCCATTGCGCTTGCCTCCGAATTCGACATCACAGGACATGCCTCTAACATGCCGGTCTGACAATAATTTCAGATAATATCCTGGAGTTTGCCATGGGACTTTATCCTCAAGACAATCAACGGTCAAGGCAAAAACATAAAATTCATAATCGTATAAGGGGAGTTCCGATTTAATTCGATTATAGTAATTGCCAAAATTAACGTCCGATTGAGGATAGGAGTATTGGTGGGTGCCGGCCTCCGTGCCGGCACATATTCAATATAATCAATGATATCCATAGAATGGACCGGCAGGGACGCCGGCCCCTACCAATATCCTGCAATTCACAGGCGGGGATAAACGACAGAATTTTTGGCACTGACTATAACGCTCTATTTCACACTATTTAACAATTTCGAACGTATCGCTGCGGACTGTTGTGAATCCGCCGGTGCTTTTTCCACTTTTCCTTGATCGGTTTTCATTACCAGGTCTTTTCCGAGGACATGGAGTGCATAGGCGTCGTAGGTTTCTTTGGCACTGACTGCGTCCCAGTGAGGTTCCACCTGCAGAATGACGTCCTTCTCCACAGTGAGTCCATGATCGTCTTG
The sequence above is a segment of the Desulfomonile tiedjei DSM 6799 genome. Coding sequences within it:
- a CDS encoding CHAT domain-containing protein, with amino-acid sequence MQVEKTKARNSFDSVVRFTLMGLCCLALLLSASTVTSLAEDEAGQTEDSVSQSEPTPDGQSDSSRKYQWLFRQKTPELPAAEPETSTLLEPLDREIKLARKLYLSGETENAILKYRNAVDQFESILEDIPPGHGLLAEMEQRFVIFDELATKVLGPVHVDPKEELSGGIFHVLERRRTCRRNLTLKKAGPIRYFDAANSLLTDEADILRKIIQLKAEGPSHANRQAEAALRTALADTRKKLLKGTPHYSALRTGNHVSLAELCKDILRKHEMILDFSLFSDRIVVGVITTDRAIYYQVAANRAEIDKGVFHLQEKLKEFNLGSRATFMGHAWKEAGRRIYRNLLGRIPRLPSDKTTVFVIPDRSLWYLPFSVMLDSEDRPFGSDRLISLLASADVLKLTRTSPGAQPAGFNGELLLFESIPWIAEEEVKEPVGASGRKKPAVQKMSEEQRIEHLVLSNPVYPKASEIVILIQRMFAKFDVWVGPTATMDRFREYKDRGDDVAILAVPAAMTDGVVPDRQPCFFFSPDSKGRRQFAAKELFNLPLGSRLLIVPVSWFDVPDKESALGEGPLLFATAIHYAGIRMGMINYSDPNWGSDEPFLSSILKNAAQKVPVTQVFGSYTREIPAGLDASFSGKPPAWTGWILMGDPGL
- a CDS encoding HD domain-containing protein, producing the protein MDLKSIADFLFEVGMLKRTPRSGFQFLGTGKETVAEHSLRTAVIGYVLSQMSGNISTERVVLMCLFHDLVEARTGDLNYVNKLYVKADERAAVRDMTANLPFGEEIRVLTEEFDSCSSTEAQIANDADQLEIILQLKELGDLGNRYAADWITTAIKRLRTDDGKRLARSILNTNFAAWWFKEKGDEWWVHAGREDKSEK
- a CDS encoding class I SAM-dependent methyltransferase, yielding MMETDYARESVFCDICNSGNHELLFEKEGFRHVRCNVCGLVFVNPRLKEHLTFQQVSGTGSMGEHELTPAQVRRLDAELDRFEPYRLLNRILELGAGRGWFLDRAARSGWETWAVEVNQDAIRQLRTKRVTEIIAQPAEEFEAPADYFDAVRMWDVIEHLKSPRKAITNVHKVLRTGGFLKLATTNFASLSRKVNGPEWVYLNGADHIVLFEPATITRLLGEIGFSNITIRTKSFNLRRKLYFPERELPPPSTILRPFRKLIDEAIRFTLSGHQMLVTAIK